A stretch of DNA from Candidatus Nanopelagicales bacterium:
TGATCAATGAGGGCAGGAACATCGCTCCGATGTGGACTCCGATCACGAACCCAACCTCGCCGAGGTCGTGATTGTGCGCTCTCATATGGACCGGGGTCATCGTCATGATCGCGACCATGGCCACCTGGGTGAGGACCATGATGGTGGCCCCCAGCGCGATGCCGCGCCGATTGTCGCTGGGTGGAAACCGCTGCTCCGAAACCTCAGATGAAGCAAGCGGCTCGTCGGGAGCCGCCTCGGCCAGTCGACGGGCCAGTAGGAGAGGGTCGGGTCGCAGGAACAGCGCCAGGACAAGACTCGCCAGCCCGTAGGCCACTGCCGCGAGCAGGAAGGGGCCGGCCAAAGCCGGCAAGCCCAGGGACTCAGCCAGCATCCCCAACTGATCGACCAGGTTGGGTCCCGCGACAGCTCCGAAGGTGGTGGCCACCAGTGCGATGGACACCGCCGTTCCCCGGCTGTGTGGGGAGGCCAAGTCCGTACCGGCGTAACGTGCCTGGAGGTTGGTGGCGGTCCCTGACCCGTAGACGAAGAGTGCGGGGAAGAGCAGGAACGGATTGCGGGTCGCAGCTGCCACGACGATTCCGACGGCCCCCAGTGCCCCGACCAGGAACCCGGCGGCCAGGCCGGCGCGGCGACCGCGACGCTGGGAGACCCGCCCCACAGTGAAAGCGGCCAACGCTGATCCCAGTGTGAACAGGGCGGCCGGAATCCCTGCCGTGCCGTGGCCCCCCAGCATGTCCTGCGCCAGCAGCGCGCCGACAGTGACCCCGGCAGCGAGGCCGGCGCCGCCGAACACCTGTGAGACGACAACAACCGCAAGGGCGCGTCGGTACAGCCGACGTTGCTCGACGGCCGTCGGCAACTGCTCGCGCGTTGGCGTACTGGACACGTCACCGTCCTTTCAAACCCCATCAACCCTCTCAACGTCGTCCACCCTTTCAGCCCCGTCAACGAGGTGGCTGCGGATGAGCCGATGCGGGGCCCGTGGAGCACATCACGCAAGACGTCCGCGGCAGGGGATAGCGCCGCAAACACGGTAAGAGCGACAACGGGCGACGTGGCCGGTCGCGCTTCGGCGGTCGGTCTTGGTCATCGGGCCTTCGCCTCCCGTGATCGGTACCTTGGAAGCTCCGAGGTTCGGCTACGCCGCCAGTCAAGTCATCGACCAATCAGTGTCGATGCTCATGCCCAAGTCGCAAAGGCATGCGCATGAGGCCGCCATGCGTGAGTACCGCGGTCAGCGCGACAAGCGGCCGATCCGCGCCGAACCTGTGCAGCTGACTGGTCGGCGGGCCGATGGGGTCACGTTCCCCCTGCTGATGAGCCTGAGTGACGCGGACGGTGACCCGCCGCTCGTGATCGCGACGATCCTCGCCTTGTCACATGTCATGCCGACTCGCGAGCCCGCCGAGCCCCCGACCTCGGCCGCCGACCGGGAGGAGTCCATCCCGCAGCCGGACTTCGCGCAGGTCGCGCAGTTCGGCAGTCGGGCCGACCGATCGGGACCACTCCACGATCCGTGACTTACGCAGAGCGCTCGCCAACGACGAGTTCGTGACCCATTACCAGTCCATCGTTGACACCGACGGTGCCTTCACTGGGATGGAAGCGCTGCTGCGCTGGCAGCCACCGGGGCAACCGATCCGCCCGGCTTACCAGTTCATCCTTGAAGCAGAACGGTCGGGCCTGATCGCCGAACTCGGCAAGGTCACCATCCAAGCAGCGATCCGCGACACCGCCGCGCTGATCGATGCCGGGCTGTGGCCCGATCGCGCAATCTGCACCATCAACCTTTCCCCATCCCAGTTGGCCCGACCCGACATCGTCTCCGACATCACTGCTGCCCTGGAGCACCGCCAACTGCCCGCACCCACCATCGGACTGGAAATCACCGAATCAGTTGTCCTGGACAACGACCCGGAGGCGCTGCGACGCCTGGGTCAACTGCGAGACCTGGGCTGCCCGGTGCTGATCGACGACTTCGGCACCGGATACGCCAGCATGAGTTACCTGCACCGGATCTCGGTGGATGGGATCAAGCTCGACCGCACCTTCGTGCAAGGTGCACGGGACAACCCGATCGACTCCGCCATCATCGCTTCACAGATCTCCTTGGCCTCGCTCCTTGACCTCACCGTCATTGCCGAAGGAGTCGAGGACGCCCGCGAGTTCGAAACCCTCCATCGCCGCGGCTGCCGCAGGTTCCAGGGCTACCTGTTCGCGCGACCCAGCCCGATAGACACCATCCGCGACCAACTCCGCACCCCTGCGGCAACCCGCTGAGCGGACGGATCGCGAGTGGCCCATCGGCGCGTTCGGGGCCTGGTCAGCGGTGATTCCCGCGATCGTGAAGTCGAGCCACGACGTGTAGCCGTCGTGATTCTTGGTGGCGAGCGCTGGTAGTCGGGCACCGTTGGACTTGATGAAGGCTGCCAGGGACTTGAGATCAGCCCCACGAGTCCGTGGTGACAATCTCATGGTCGCGAGCGAGTCTCATGGTCGCGCTCATGGTCGCGAGCGAGTCTCATGGTCGCGAGCGAGTCTCCGCCTGTCCTGGCAAGGCCAAGACAAGTGAGACGAGGGATACTCTCGGGCTCGACCACCCCCCGTCCGAAGGAATCCTGTGACCCACCTCATCTCGCGTCGCGACCTGGACTTCCTGCTGTACGAGTGGCTCGACGTCACTGCCTTGACGGAGTTCGACCGCTTCTCGGCGCACTCAGCGGAGACCTTCGACGGGCTGCTGGACCTGTCCGAGCAGCTTGCCGAGGAGTTCTTCGCTCCTCACAACCGCGCGGCCGACCTCTCGGAACCCACCTTCGACGGGGAACGGGTCAGGATCATCCCCGAGGTCGCAGAGGCTATGCGGGCGTTCGCCGATGCGGACCTCCTGGCGGCGCCGCTCCCGGAGGAGCAAGGGGGGTTCGGGCTCCCCAACTCGGTGTACGGGGCCTGCATGGCCTACTTCGGGTCCGCGAACGCTGCCACGGCGGGCTACGGGATGCTCACCCTCGGAAACGTCAGACTCCTGCTGGCGCACGGGTCGCCCGAGCAGGTGCAGCGCTACGTCCAACCGATGATCGCCGGGCGCTTCAGCGGGACGATGGCCCTGTCCGAACCCGACGCCGGCTCTAATCTGGCTGATATCACCACCCGCGCGGAACCACAGCCGGACGGGACCTACCGGATCTTCGGACAGAAGATGTGGATCTCCGGCGGCGACCACGAGATGACAGAGAACATCGTCCATCTCGTCCTGGCCAAGATCCCCGGCGGGCCACCCGGGACCAAAGGGATCTCGCTGTTCATCGTGCCCAAGTATCTGGTCGCCGACGACGGGTCCATCGGCGAGCGAAATGATGTCGTGTTGTCCGGGATCAACCACAAGATGGGGTTCCGGGGGACAGTGAATACAGCCCCGACCTTCGGCAGCGGCGCGTTCACACCCGGCGGCGTTCCCGGTGCTGTCGGCTATCTGGTCGGGGAGCCGCACCGGGGACTGTCCTACATGTTCCACATGATGAACGAGGCCCGCATCAGCGTCGGAATGGGTGCCACGGCGCTCGGCTACGCGGGCTACCTGAAGTCGCTCGACTACGCCAAGGAACGGCTTCAGGGGCGGGCCTTGGGACAGCCGGCGACGTCTGCCCAGGTGCCGATCATCGACCACCCGGACGTGCGCCGGATGCTGCTCGCGCAGAAGTCGTATGTCGAGGGCGGCTTGGCGCTCGGGCTCTACGCCGGGCGACTGGTGGACGAACTCGATGGTCGCAGGGACAACGGCGAGGACGTCCGCGACCTTCAGACGCTCCTCGACGTGCTCACTCCGATCGCCAAGTCGTGGCCGTCCCAGTGGTGCCTCGAGGCCAACAGCCTGGCGATCCAAGTGCTGGGTGGGGCCGGCTACACACGGGACTTTGACGTGGAACAGCACTATCGGGACAACCGGCTCAACCCGATCCACGAAGGCACCCACGGGATCCAGGGTCTCGACCTGCTGGGGCGCAAGATCCTCTCGACCCAGGGACGAGGGCTGGTGTTGTTGGCCGGAGAGATGGCCCGCACGGCGGCGCGAGCTCAGGAGGCGGGAGGTGAGTCAGCCGAGCTAGGTGCCCAACTGACGGCGGCGGTCACGGCACTCGGTGAGGCGACGACGGCGATCGGGAATCTCCCCTCGGCCGAGGCGATGATGGCCAACGCCACCGCCTATCTGGAAGCGACCGGCCACCTTGTGGTCGCGTGGTTGTGGCTCGAGCAGTACCTGACGGCCGCGGGCAAGGAAGGGGACTTCTACGACGGAAAACGCCACGCTGCGAGGTACTTCTACCGCTGGGAGCTTCCCCGCATCCGGCCTCTCGTTGAGCGGCTCGCGGAGGGCGACACTACCTACTTGGACATGAAACCAGAGTGGTTGTGAACCTCGCGCACAGTCGAGTCGTCGCGGTGCATGCGTCGTCGTCGAAAGGATCCGTCGGAGGCCTGGTCGCGGGCACTGGACTGCGACACAGTGACCTCACTGAAAGGCCCCGCCCAGGAGCAGTCCCAGCCAGGCCAGCACCAAGCAGACGGCCAACATGCCGCCGCTGTGCAGGAGTGCTGCCAGTGGGCGGCCTTGCCGCAGGAGTCGATAGCCCTCCACCGACGCCGTGCTGAACGTGGAGTAGCCACCGAGGAAGCCGACACCGGCGATGGTCCGTAGGTCATCGGACCCCGCGTGAGCGCTGACGTACCCGACTACGAAACCCAGCAGCAGGCAGGCGGAGCTGTTGACGATCACCGTTCCCAGCGGCAATGAGGTCCGGTTATGGCGGGTGACTGTGGTATCGACGAGAAACCGGGACGCTCCGCCGAGGCCACCGGCGAGGGCTGTGAGCAGCGAGATGAGCATCAGTGACTGCCCCTGCCGGCTGACCTGCGGTGGACAGCCCCGACGAGGTAGACGCCGGCACCTGCGGCGACCACTCCGAGCACGATGCTGATCAGTGCGTACGAGGCGCCGATCAGAAGGTGTCCGGAGCGAGCCAATTGGTCGATCTCGACGACGAAGCTGCTGTAGGTCGTGAAACCGCCGAGAACCCCGGTGCCAGCGGTCAACCGCAGCCGTTGCCGCCAGCCGATGTCGTCCCCGGACAGCGCCAGGCTTTCCAAGAGAATGCCGAGAAGCAGGCTGCCGGTGAGGTTGATCAGGAACGTCGTCTGCGGCCATTGCCCAGGTTGTGCAGGGAACACTTCTTCCAACGTCGCCCGTATGGCCGTGCCCACGGCCGCGCCGGCAGCGACCAGCAGGGCGAGCCCGACCAGGCGCCTGTTCACCGGTCCCATGCGCTGGCAGTGTCCTTCCAATCGACGACAGTCAGCGGGACGGTGAGAACCGGCCGGTGCTGGTGGGTGGCCAGGTGCATGGCCACCGAGCCCTCGAGCATCTCGCGGAGGTGGGCGCCGGTGCCCGGTGCGCGGGTCCCCACCACGATCGCTGCGGCATCGACCGCCCGTGCGAGGTGAGTGAGAGCGCGGTCGGGTCGCCCCGCCAGGAACCGGAACTCCCAGGGAACCGAGGATTCCCCCAGCACTGTCGTCAGACGCTGCCGCAGATCGGCTTCGACTGCTCGCCAGCCGTCATCCAGAGCGTCGGGTGAGACTCCGGCGTGTCGAATCGTGCCGTCCGGGTGTTCTTCGACCACGTATCGCGAGGGATCGGCGTAGGCGAACAACAGGCGCGGTGCACCAATGGCGACGGCCAGTGAGGCGGCGGTCAAGGGCACCAGGGCGGCGAGTGCTGGGTTCACCCCCACCACGATGGGACTGCCGGCGAACGGCGTCATACGATCCACGGCGGGCTGTGGGGGGGTTCTGGCCATAAGGCAGCGTAGTTCCCGGTGGGGAAGCGACTGGCCGATTCCCGGCGCAAGCGGCGAGCGTCGCGAGACTCGCTCCGCCGAAGTCGGCAGCACACTGCTGCGCGAGATGCGTTACGGATCGTTCAGTCGCGAGTTCCGGCTGCCGGACACGGTGGCCGCAGACCAAGTGAGTGCAGCTTATGCCGACGGCATTCTCCGCCTGCACATCGCCGGAGTGAAGCCGGCTCCCGCCGAGCCGCACAAGATCCGGGTGGACGAGCGTCCCGCCGGGGTCTCCGTCGCTGCGACGGATCAGGCCGAGGTCGAGTCAGCCGAGTGATGCCAGAGGTCGGTCGGCGGGTCCTCGTGCCCCGCCGACCGACCTCCTCTTCGCAGCTCCGATTCTCCCGTTGCTGCCTTCCGGTGCGTACTTGCGTGGCCTCGTCACGAGGCAGAACTCGCAGAGCTGCGTCCCCGCAACAGCAGTGCAACCCCGACGCCCATCACGAGCATGACCGCGGCGACGACCCCCATCGTGGTGGCGAATGCCTGGGCATACGACTGCGCGGCATTCTGCAGAGCCATTCGCGCCAGTTGTGTGGTCTCTTCGGTGCCGGCTTCCACGTACAGGGAGATCACCGACTGCGCTTCTGCGATGCGAGTCGGGGAGACCCCCGCTGCCTGCAGCCGGGCGATGATGCCATCCGTGGTCATGCGGTCGATCAGTACTGTGGCCCCTGCCAGACCGACCGCGTACCCCATCTGTCCGATCGTGGTACGGCTGGACGTCACCGGACCGTAGTACTGCCGCGGTGCGACCTGGACGATCAATGCGCCATACGGGACGCTCACCGCCTGGGTGCCCATCCCCACGAGCACGAGCGCGACAGGGAACGGCCACAGCGAGCCACCGTCTCGATACCACGCCAGCACCGCGAATCCGACGGTCATGAGCGCGAACCCAATAACCGCGACGGTCCGCGGCGAGACTCCCGCCGAGACCCTGCGGCCGGTGTAGACAGAGGCAGCCATACCGAACACGTAGGCCGGGAGAGTGGCAAGAGCCACCGTCATGGTGCTCCAGCCCTCGATGTACTGCCACAGGTTCGCCAACTGCAGCACAAGGATCGCCTGCGCCATGTTCCATCCCAGACCCATGAGGATCGCTGCCAGATAGATCCGGTCGCGGAAGAGTCCCAGTGGGAAGAACGGATGGGAGCCGAGGCGCTCGATCATCACGAAACCGACGAAGGCGATGACACCGACCGCCAAGGCTGCCCAAACGGCTGGTCCCGGTGTCCCCGCCCGACTCAGTGCGTACAGGGGTAAGACGACGGCGATACCGAGCAGGATCTGGCCACCGATGTCCGCGGGTCCTGAGCCGACGGTGGGGATGGGTGGGAGCAACCGGGGCACCAGCGCCAAGACCAGCAGAGCCAGCACGGTGATGAGGCAGAAGGCCAACCGCCAACCCAAAGAGGCCAACCCCCCGCCCATCAAGGAGATGACCATCATCGTGACCGTCGCCGCCGCTCCGAACACACCCAGAGCCGAACCCAGTTGCCCCTGCTTGGCGACAGCTCGCACGTACGCGAAGGCGGCGCCGAAGATCGCTCCCATGGCGATGCCCGTGATCGCGCGACCGAGTAGGTACACCAGTGAAACTGGTGCGGCGGCGGTCAGCAGTTCCGATGCCGCGACCAGAGCCAGGGCCGCCATGAACACTCGGCGGCGCCCCAGTCGATCCGCGAGCAGACCCGTCGTCACCACGGTGGCGGCTGTGGAGTAATTCTCGACGCTGGCGGCCACGGGTATCCACGATGTCGGCATCGCCAGTCCGCGGCTGGCCTCGACGAGCGCCGTACTGGCGACATTGGGGTCGGCCATCGCCACCCCGCCGGCAACGCCCAACAACGGAACCGCCCAGCGGGAGACTGAGGCCGATTCCATCGACATGCCTTCATCCTGCCCCTACCGCTGTTCCGTGTCAGGGCAGCGGTTGCCGATCACCGGCAACTGCACGGCCGCGGTGTCACGTCACGTCTCAGGCATCCGCGACAGTTCCGTCGGGGCGCCACCGTCTTGAGCGGTAACATTGGCGCGCGAAGCTTCAACCCACCGATCCATCGGCTGACGCCCCTGCCATCGGGTTGCCGTGGTGGCGCTGTTGTCGTTGAACAGTGGCCCGCGCTGCCCTCGAGAGCGACCTGCTGATCGCACCGGTGTTCGTGCCGCTCGCTGGGCCCTCCCGCGGCGAAGCCGTGGGGGAGCCGATGACCGGCGGATTGAAGCTAACTGTGAGAGTGCCAATCGGAGGTTCCATGCCCACGTACGAGTACCGCTGCGCGAACTGCGGCCATCAGCTCGAAGCGGTCCAGTCCTTCACCGACCCAGCACTCACCGAATGCCCGCACTGTGGCGAACCGACGCTGCGCAAGTTGTTCGGCAATGTGGGAGTGGTGTTCAAGGGGTCCGGCTTCTACCGCAACGATTCGCGCGCGGCGGAGAAAGCTGCCCAAGGCGACAAGACGGCTGACTCGGGCACCAAGAAGGAGGGGGCCGGAGGTGCTGCAGCGGGCAAGGAGTCGAGGGGCACGACGTCGCAGCCCGCGACAGATGCCGGATCGGGCAAGTCCTCGCCGAGCACGTCGAGCTCGTCCAGCACATCGAACTCATCATCGGGGAACTCCTCGTCGGGGAACTCCTCGTCGGGCGCAGCGAAACCCGCCCCGTCCGGTGCCGGGGGCAAGTCAGCCAAGTAGCCCCCCTGTGGACAACGGCTCCACGAGCTCGCGGGACCACCTACGGTCAGCGGGTGCACAACCGCAGGATGGCCGCGCTCGCCTGGCGCTACGGCCGCCGCGTTCGTTGGGCTGCGGTGGCCGTGCTGCTGCTGCTCGCAGCCTTCAGTGCCGTGCCCGGCACTGACCAGCGCAGCGTCGCAGAGATCACTGTTGCTTCCCGGGATATCCCCTCCGGCGCTCAACTCGGCGTTGACGACCTCGCTCCCGCCACGACTGACCTCCCCCTGCCCGCGACGTCCAGCAGCGATCTGATGGGCCAGACGACCCGTGGCCCGATAGCCGCCGGGGAACCGATCACCCCCAGCCGCATCGTGCCGGGCGGCACCGTCGCGCCACAGCCCGGCACCATCGTCTTCCCGCTGACCCTGTCCGACGAACGGGTGGCCGCGCTGCTTCACTCCGGAGACCGCGTCGACGTCATGGTCACCCCCGACGCACTGCATGACGGTGAGCCGCGGTTGGTGGCCTCCGATGTCGAGGTCCTGGGGGTACCGGTCGACTCCGGAGCCGGCTTCGACTCGCCCCAATCAGGTGCCGTGGTCCTGCTGGCGGTGCCGGAAAGTGATGCTTCCCAACTGGCCGTGATCCGGCGCGGCGACCGTGTGTTCGTCGCCATCCGCTGATGTCGGGGGGTGTCCCAACTCACCGCCTCGCTGGGTAGGGTCAAAGGGTGTCCCGAATCCTCTTGTTCGGAGCCACCGGATTCACCGGGCGGCTCACCGCTGCCGAACTGGTGCGGACCGGGGCCGGCGCCCGTGCTGGTGGGACGTTCGGGGGATGCCTTGGAGGCCCTCGTCACGGAGTTGACGCCTCAGGCCCCCGGCGGCCGGACACCTACCTTCGAGGTGGCCGACACCAACAC
This window harbors:
- a CDS encoding Hsp20 family protein, which produces MGLPANGVIRSTAGCGGVLAIRQRSSRWGSDWPIPGASGERRETRSAEVGSTLLREMRYGSFSREFRLPDTVAADQVSAAYADGILRLHIAGVKPAPAEPHKIRVDERPAGVSVAATDQAEVESAE
- a CDS encoding MFS transporter, which translates into the protein MSMESASVSRWAVPLLGVAGGVAMADPNVASTALVEASRGLAMPTSWIPVAASVENYSTAATVVTTGLLADRLGRRRVFMAALALVAASELLTAAAPVSLVYLLGRAITGIAMGAIFGAAFAYVRAVAKQGQLGSALGVFGAAATVTMMVISLMGGGLASLGWRLAFCLITVLALLVLALVPRLLPPIPTVGSGPADIGGQILLGIAVVLPLYALSRAGTPGPAVWAALAVGVIAFVGFVMIERLGSHPFFPLGLFRDRIYLAAILMGLGWNMAQAILVLQLANLWQYIEGWSTMTVALATLPAYVFGMAASVYTGRRVSAGVSPRTVAVIGFALMTVGFAVLAWYRDGGSLWPFPVALVLVGMGTQAVSVPYGALIVQVAPRQYYGPVTSSRTTIGQMGYAVGLAGATVLIDRMTTDGIIARLQAAGVSPTRIAEAQSVISLYVEAGTEETTQLARMALQNAAQSYAQAFATTMGVVAAVMLVMGVGVALLLRGRSSASSAS
- a CDS encoding CrcB family protein yields the protein MNRRLVGLALLVAAGAAVGTAIRATLEEVFPAQPGQWPQTTFLINLTGSLLLGILLESLALSGDDIGWRQRLRLTAGTGVLGGFTTYSSFVVEIDQLARSGHLLIGASYALISIVLGVVAAGAGVYLVGAVHRRSAGRGSH
- a CDS encoding CrcB family protein — protein: MLISLLTALAGGLGGASRFLVDTTVTRHNRTSLPLGTVIVNSSACLLLGFVVGYVSAHAGSDDLRTIAGVGFLGGYSTFSTASVEGYRLLRQGRPLAALLHSGGMLAVCLVLAWLGLLLGGAFQ
- a CDS encoding acyl-CoA dehydrogenase, translating into MTHLISRRDLDFLLYEWLDVTALTEFDRFSAHSAETFDGLLDLSEQLAEEFFAPHNRAADLSEPTFDGERVRIIPEVAEAMRAFADADLLAAPLPEEQGGFGLPNSVYGACMAYFGSANAATAGYGMLTLGNVRLLLAHGSPEQVQRYVQPMIAGRFSGTMALSEPDAGSNLADITTRAEPQPDGTYRIFGQKMWISGGDHEMTENIVHLVLAKIPGGPPGTKGISLFIVPKYLVADDGSIGERNDVVLSGINHKMGFRGTVNTAPTFGSGAFTPGGVPGAVGYLVGEPHRGLSYMFHMMNEARISVGMGATALGYAGYLKSLDYAKERLQGRALGQPATSAQVPIIDHPDVRRMLLAQKSYVEGGLALGLYAGRLVDELDGRRDNGEDVRDLQTLLDVLTPIAKSWPSQWCLEANSLAIQVLGGAGYTRDFDVEQHYRDNRLNPIHEGTHGIQGLDLLGRKILSTQGRGLVLLAGEMARTAARAQEAGGESAELGAQLTAAVTALGEATTAIGNLPSAEAMMANATAYLEATGHLVVAWLWLEQYLTAAGKEGDFYDGKRHAARYFYRWELPRIRPLVERLAEGDTTYLDMKPEWL
- a CDS encoding EAL domain-containing protein, translated to MTHYQSIVDTDGAFTGMEALLRWQPPGQPIRPAYQFILEAERSGLIAELGKVTIQAAIRDTAALIDAGLWPDRAICTINLSPSQLARPDIVSDITAALEHRQLPAPTIGLEITESVVLDNDPEALRRLGQLRDLGCPVLIDDFGTGYASMSYLHRISVDGIKLDRTFVQGARDNPIDSAIIASQISLASLLDLTVIAEGVEDAREFETLHRRGCRRFQGYLFARPSPIDTIRDQLRTPAATR
- a CDS encoding MFS transporter; its protein translation is MSSTPTREQLPTAVEQRRLYRRALAVVVVSQVFGGAGLAAGVTVGALLAQDMLGGHGTAGIPAALFTLGSALAAFTVGRVSQRRGRRAGLAAGFLVGALGAVGIVVAAATRNPFLLFPALFVYGSGTATNLQARYAGTDLASPHSRGTAVSIALVATTFGAVAGPNLVDQLGMLAESLGLPALAGPFLLAAVAYGLASLVLALFLRPDPLLLARRLAEAAPDEPLASSEVSEQRFPPSDNRRGIALGATIMVLTQVAMVAIMTMTPVHMRAHNHDLGEVGFVIGVHIGAMFLPSLITGPLVDRVGRVPMAVASATTLLAAGLVAALAPGESLTWLTVALALLGLGWNFGLISGTALIVDSTAPQSRAQTQGSIDVLIAIAGAGGGAVSGVVMGLTSFAILSLAGGVLALLLIPVVVWHRRPAPADSPPADVVQR
- a CDS encoding RcpC/CpaB family pilus assembly protein, with protein sequence MHNRRMAALAWRYGRRVRWAAVAVLLLLAAFSAVPGTDQRSVAEITVASRDIPSGAQLGVDDLAPATTDLPLPATSSSDLMGQTTRGPIAAGEPITPSRIVPGGTVAPQPGTIVFPLTLSDERVAALLHSGDRVDVMVTPDALHDGEPRLVASDVEVLGVPVDSGAGFDSPQSGAVVLLAVPESDASQLAVIRRGDRVFVAIR
- a CDS encoding PAS domain S-box protein, which produces MIGTLEAPRFGYAASQVIDQSVSMLMPKSQRHAHEAAMREYRGQRDKRPIRAEPVQLTGRRADGVTFPLLMSLSDADGDPPLVIATILALSHVMPTREPAEPPTSAADREESIPQPDFAQVAQFGSRADRSGPLHDP
- a CDS encoding universal stress protein: MARTPPQPAVDRMTPFAGSPIVVGVNPALAALVPLTAASLAVAIGAPRLLFAYADPSRYVVEEHPDGTIRHAGVSPDALDDGWRAVEADLRQRLTTVLGESSVPWEFRFLAGRPDRALTHLARAVDAAAIVVGTRAPGTGAHLREMLEGSVAMHLATHQHRPVLTVPLTVVDWKDTASAWDR